A genomic segment from Nicotiana tabacum cultivar K326 chromosome 9, ASM71507v2, whole genome shotgun sequence encodes:
- the LOC142163774 gene encoding uncharacterized protein LOC142163774, translating to MSDIAKVDKKTYDYLMEEPPERWARSCSPRRRYDMLTTNIVESINYVLLEARELPILRMMDFIQVKLQRWFYERRNEAEGTFYDVSCWVEEELKKKIDLAITLNMSEFSKFLFAYLLFVSFEFKD from the exons ATGTCAGATATAGCAAAAGTAGATAAGAAGACTTATGACTACTTGATGGAAGAACCACCGGAAAGGTGGGCACGTTCTTGTAGTCCACGACGAAGAtatgacatgctcacaacaaacATAGTTGAGTCAATAAATTATGTCCTATTAGAAGCAAGGGAGCTTCCTATATTAAGAATGATGGATTTCATTCAAGTAAAGCTACAACGTTGGTTTTacgaaagaagaaatgaagcagaAGGAACTTTTTATGATGTTTCTTGTTGGGTAGaggaggaattgaagaaaaaaatagatTTAGCAATTACTTTGAAT ATGTCTgaattttcaaaatttctttttgcttACCTTCTTTTTGTGTCTTTTGAGTTCAAAGATTAA